Proteins from a genomic interval of Salvelinus sp. IW2-2015 linkage group LG14, ASM291031v2, whole genome shotgun sequence:
- the LOC111972816 gene encoding armadillo repeat-containing protein 1, whose translation MSRELDALTVVNQLRDLAADPLNRRAIVQDNGCLPGLILFLDHPNPQVVYSALLAVRYLAECRTNREKMKGELGMMLSLQNVMQKSSSPGETKLLASEIYEILQAAGNEAEQAEAASCRRKAHFFLGSTNKRAKTVVLHIDGLDDSTRRSLCEEALLKIRGVISFTFQMAVKRCVVRIRSDIKAEALGTAINSTKVMKAAQVVKGEDGGELMLPFQEGAEEAVVEHNEDIPDYLPEEESPSQEQDKAVTRVGSITDGVGWLSTAANFLSRSFYW comes from the exons ATGAGTAGGGAGCTGGATGCGCTGACTGTGGTGAACCAGCTACGAGATCTTGCAGCTGACCCCCTCAACAGACGAGCCATAGTACAGGACAACGGCTGCTTACCGGGCCTCATCCTCTTTCTGGACCACCCCAACCCTCAGGTCGTCTACTCAGCATTATTG GCAGTGCGCTACCTGGCAGAATGTCGGACCAACAGAGAGAAGATGAAGGGAGAGCTGGGCATGATGCTGAGTCTGCAGAATGTCATGCAGAA gAGCAGCTCCCCAGGGGAGACCAAGCTGCTGGCGTCTGAGATCTATGAGATTCTGCAGGCAGCTGGTAATGAGGCAGAGCAGGCTGAGGCTGCCTCCTGCAGACGCAAGGCCCACTTCTTCCTGggctccaccaacaagagggccAAGACCGTGGTGCTGCACATCGACGGCCTGGATGACTCG ACTCGGAGAAGTCTGTGTGAGGAGGCCCTGTTGAAGATCCGGGGGGTGATCAGCTTCACCTTCCAGATGGCTGTGAAGAGGTGTGTGGTCAGGATCCGCTCTGACATCAAGGCTGAG GCACTGGGCACGGCGATCAACTCCACCAAGGTGATGAAGGCTGCACAGGTGGtgaagggagaggatggaggagag CTGATGCTTCCATTCCAGGAGGGTGCAGAGGAGGCGGTGGTGGAGCACAACGAGGACATCCCAGACTACCTCCCTGAGGAGGAAAGCCCGTCTCAGGAGCAGGACAAGGCCGTGACACGCGTTGGCTCCATCACAGATGGCGTGGGCTGGCTCAGCACAGCCGCCAACTTCCTGTCCCGCTCCTTCTACTGGTGA